The following coding sequences are from one Stigmatopora nigra isolate UIUO_SnigA chromosome 12, RoL_Snig_1.1, whole genome shotgun sequence window:
- the perp gene encoding p53 apoptosis effector related to PMP-22, whose product MMLSVLKFGCAVVTRALFLFVSLAGVWRVTWVKGNNLYWLLTLLFLPLLLEMIVTLKRRKGQDYKWFSPPIFLFLISIIPSVWILELHYQQDKVSDPQCNKLDSWENVKRVITPNETTGTNLTYQNYLENINQALCSNEWILALHQILLILLIVGKWLLPLGGGVTRDELSQLLLIFVGTAADILEFTSETLSDVKENSPQLVYIILAVWTWSMLQFPLHLAGQTSPTLHFPNQVDGCIAHSGGAFILPPSLPPLEIERESVWERKKKPSQQRTATHRRIESDYGLPSSTRLDPNSLAMFRCGIAYPRCRWIVPLLLLFAIIFDIIAIAATSGWVTDEEGKTHYASMWEQYHGRNDQWDSDSLMEFSWAQAVAALMIIGLLILIGAFILSCVALCCTLNVTLLPLIGVMLIVVVVLQIIALIIYPVKFNEQIFEGHYYYTWAYGFAWGATLLCMGCAVLFCCLPRYEDELTGLAKTKYIYTSA is encoded by the exons ATGATGCTGAGCGTGTTAAAGTTCGGCTGCGCCGTCGTCACCCGGGCACTTTTCCTCTTCGTGTCCCTGGCGGGCGTCTGGCGGGTCACCTGGGTCAAGGGGAACAACCTCTACTGGCTTCTCACGCTGCTCTTCTTGCCTCTCCTCTTGGAGATGATCGTCACCCTGAAGAGAAGAAAAGGACAGGATTACAAATG gttttCCCCTCCCATCTTTCTTTTCCTGATCAGTATCATCCCCTCTGTTTGGATTCTGGAGCTTCACTACCAGCAGGACAAAGTCAGCGACCCTCag tgcaACAAGCTTGACTCTTGGGAAAATGTGAAGAGAGTGATTACCCCAAATGAAACCACGGGAACAAACCTCACCTACCAAAATTACCTGGAG aacaTCAACCAGGCTTTGTGTTCCAATGAGTGGATTTTGGCTCTTCATCAGATCTTGCTCATCCTCCTCATCGTGGGCAAGTGGCTGTTGCCACTAGGGGGCGGCGTCACCAGAGACGAACTCTCTCAGTTACTTTTGATCTTCGTGGGCACGGCGGCGGACATCTTGGAATTCACCAGCGAGACGCTGTCGGATGTCAA AGAGAACAGTCCTCAATTGGTTTATATCATCTTGGCCGTGTGGACGTGGAGCATGTTGCAGTTTCCTCTACATTTGGCCG GGCAGACAAGTCCAACCCTGCACTTCCCAAACCAGGTTGACGGCTGCATTGCACACTCGGGCGGGGCTTttatcctccctccctcccttcctcccttagagatagagagagagagtgtgtgggagagaaaaaaaaaacccagccaGCAGCGCACCGCAACACACAGACGAATCGAATCGGACTACGGGCTTCCTTCCTCGACTCGACTGGACCCAAACTCCCTCGCCATGTTCCGCTGCGGGATCGCCTACCCACGCTGCAGGTGGATCGTGCCCCTGCTGCTGCTCTTCGCCATCATCTTCGACATCATCGCCATCGCCGCCACCTCGGGCTGGGTGACCGACGAGGAGGGCAAGACGCACTACGCCAGCATGTGGGAGCAGTACCACGGGCGCAACGACCAGTGGGATAGCGATTCCCTCATGGAGTTCT CGTGGGCGCAGGCGGTGGCGGCCCTGATGATCATCggcctcctcatcctcatcggCGCCTTCATCCTGTCCTGCGTGGCCCTGTGCTGCACGCTCAACGTCACCCTCCTGCCGCTCATCGGAGTCATGCTCATTGTTGTCG TGGTTCTCCAAATCATCGCCCTGATCATCTACCCGGTGAAATTCAACGAACAGATCTTCGAGGGTCACTACTACTACACGTGGGCGTACGGCTTTGCCTGGGGCGCCACGCTGCTGTGCATGGGTTGCGCCGTGCTCTTCTGCTGCCTGCCACGCTACGAGGACGAGCTCACCGGCCTGGCCAAGACCAAGTACATCTACACCTCGGCCTAA